From Prochlorococcus sp. MIT 1223, the proteins below share one genomic window:
- the ispD gene encoding 2-C-methyl-D-erythritol 4-phosphate cytidylyltransferase, translating into MHLLIAAAGSGRRMDAGCNKLLLPLAGKPIIYWTIQAAIAAHSITWIGIVGQPIDKKSIMEAVEDCNKPLVWINGGSTRQESVQLGLSSLPSEAQYVLIHDGARCLIEADLLNQCAKKVSLGNAVIAATRVTDTIKIVDSSGYIQETPERSSLWAAQTPQGFAVDQLKQAHKKAIDLGWTVTDDASLYERLGLPVVVLESAPSNLKITTKFDLSIAESIILSKNK; encoded by the coding sequence GTGCATCTTTTAATAGCGGCTGCTGGAAGTGGTAGGAGAATGGATGCTGGGTGTAACAAGCTTCTTTTGCCTTTAGCGGGTAAACCAATAATTTATTGGACTATTCAAGCCGCTATTGCAGCACATTCGATTACTTGGATTGGAATTGTTGGACAACCGATTGATAAAAAATCAATTATGGAAGCAGTGGAAGATTGCAATAAACCTTTGGTGTGGATTAATGGAGGTTCAACTCGTCAGGAATCAGTTCAATTGGGCCTTTCTTCGTTACCTTCTGAGGCTCAATATGTACTTATTCATGATGGCGCTAGATGTCTAATTGAAGCAGATCTATTAAATCAATGTGCGAAAAAAGTCTCTCTTGGTAATGCTGTTATTGCTGCTACTCGAGTAACAGATACAATAAAAATTGTAGATAGTAGTGGATATATACAAGAAACTCCTGAAAGATCGTCTCTTTGGGCGGCACAGACTCCTCAAGGTTTTGCAGTGGATCAATTAAAGCAAGCTCATAAGAAGGCAATAGATTTGGGATGGACGGTTACTGATGACGCTTCTCTTTATGAGAGATTAGGCTTGCCTGTAGTCGTTTTGGAATCTGCTCCATCTAATCTAAAAATTACAACGAAATTTGACTTATCAATAGCTGAATCAATAATTCTTTCTAAGAACAAATAG
- a CDS encoding Ppx/GppA phosphatase family protein — MPGNESGTYLAENSQDNNSRLTQSGKIIYVGAIDIGTNSTHLLIAAVDTFLQTFSIEFAEKSTTRLGEKDPLSGKLTDIAISRTLETLKRFKDLAESYNVENLLTAATSAVREAPNGDHFVDLAKDKIDLDIEIISGTEEARLIYLGVISGMQFENRPHLLIDIGGGSTELILADANDSKALTSTKIGAVRLKRDFVNKEPLSLKDHEFLKTYIQGSFEPAVDKISRRIKSGKPPLMVATSGTAMAIGSLLISQFKTHKTKLQGYKVSKLGLDQLAENILKMDSDQLRKLTPLSERRAEIIVPGILILQTIMKMMEVEEVILSERALREGLVVDWMFRNGFLQDRFSLQGSIRQRTVLHQAKRFGVNLIRSEKVAKYALTLYDNTKGVLHSDDGKGRELLWAASILHCCGQHINLASYHKHSWYLIRHGELLGYSQLEHFMVAGIARYHRKSFPKKRHEAWQCIDSRIQRKVVSEMSMLLRLSASLDRRPEPVLSSIEVEAKNNEVIIKLIPVDAEKNLGLEKWSIKNILEYCGENIKPSFRILS; from the coding sequence ATGCCAGGAAATGAATCAGGCACTTATTTGGCTGAAAACTCTCAAGATAATAATTCTCGGTTAACTCAGTCGGGAAAAATAATTTATGTTGGAGCAATTGATATAGGAACTAATTCCACACATCTCTTGATCGCTGCTGTGGATACCTTTTTGCAAACATTCAGCATTGAATTTGCGGAGAAGTCAACAACAAGGCTAGGTGAAAAGGATCCGTTATCGGGAAAACTTACTGATATTGCTATATCAAGAACTTTAGAAACATTAAAAAGATTCAAAGACCTTGCTGAAAGTTATAACGTAGAGAATCTTCTTACTGCTGCTACTAGTGCTGTTAGAGAAGCTCCTAATGGAGATCATTTTGTAGATCTAGCAAAAGATAAGATTGATTTAGATATTGAAATTATCAGTGGGACAGAAGAAGCCAGATTGATTTATCTAGGTGTTATTTCAGGGATGCAATTTGAGAATCGCCCACATCTATTAATTGATATTGGAGGAGGTTCTACGGAGTTGATTCTTGCTGATGCTAATGATTCAAAAGCTTTGACTAGCACTAAAATAGGAGCAGTTAGATTGAAAAGAGATTTTGTAAATAAAGAACCTCTATCATTGAAGGATCATGAATTTTTAAAAACCTATATTCAAGGTTCTTTTGAGCCTGCAGTAGATAAAATTTCTCGTCGTATAAAATCTGGCAAGCCACCTTTAATGGTTGCTACAAGTGGAACAGCAATGGCGATTGGTTCATTACTTATTAGTCAATTCAAAACGCATAAAACTAAGTTACAAGGTTATAAAGTCTCGAAGTTAGGGTTAGACCAATTAGCTGAAAATATATTGAAGATGGATTCTGATCAGCTTAGGAAGCTAACACCTTTAAGTGAAAGAAGGGCGGAAATAATAGTTCCAGGGATTTTAATTCTTCAAACAATTATGAAAATGATGGAAGTAGAAGAAGTTATTTTGAGTGAAAGAGCTCTAAGGGAAGGATTAGTCGTTGATTGGATGTTTAGAAATGGTTTCCTACAAGATCGATTTAGTTTACAAGGCAGTATTAGGCAACGTACCGTGCTGCATCAGGCCAAAAGATTTGGAGTAAATCTTATTCGATCTGAAAAAGTTGCGAAATATGCATTAACTCTCTATGATAATACCAAGGGTGTTTTACATTCAGATGATGGAAAAGGTAGAGAATTGCTTTGGGCCGCCTCTATTTTGCATTGCTGTGGTCAGCATATAAATCTAGCTTCATATCACAAGCATTCATGGTATTTAATAAGACATGGAGAGTTATTGGGCTACTCTCAGTTAGAACATTTTATGGTTGCAGGGATAGCAAGGTATCACCGAAAAAGTTTCCCTAAAAAACGACATGAAGCTTGGCAATGTATAGATAGCAGAATTCAGAGAAAAGTTGTTTCCGAGATGTCAATGCTTTTACGATTGTCAGCCTCTTTAGATAGAAGACCAGAGCCTGTCCTTTCGTCTATTGAGGTTGAGGCGAAAAACAATGAAGTTATAATAAAACTCATACCCGTAGATGCTGAAAAGAATTTAGGACTTGAGAAATGGAGCATTAAGAATATATTGGAATATTGCGGTGAAAATATCAAGCCAAGTTTCAGGATTTTATCTTGA
- the fabG gene encoding 3-oxoacyl-[acyl-carrier-protein] reductase has product MTESKLLEGKTALITGASRGIGKAIALALAETGAEIIVNYSQSPDKAESVVESIQANGGNAYSVKANIAEESSVNEMINIVLERSKRIDVLVNNAGITKDGLLMRMKTEDWQAVLNLNLNGAFFCTRGVARQMLKQKQGRIINISSVVGLMGNAGQTNYAASKAGLIGLTKSTAKEFASRGITVNSVTPGFISTDMTKEINNDAIISAIPLGRLGKPEDVAGTVRFLASDPAAAYITGQTFNVDGGMIMN; this is encoded by the coding sequence ATGACTGAATCAAAACTCCTAGAAGGTAAAACTGCTCTCATTACTGGAGCAAGTAGAGGTATAGGCAAAGCTATTGCTTTGGCACTTGCTGAAACAGGTGCTGAAATAATTGTGAATTACTCACAATCTCCAGATAAGGCAGAGTCTGTAGTTGAAAGCATTCAAGCCAATGGAGGGAATGCTTACAGTGTTAAAGCAAATATCGCAGAAGAATCCTCTGTGAATGAAATGATCAATATCGTTTTAGAACGAAGCAAGAGAATTGATGTATTGGTTAACAATGCAGGGATAACAAAAGATGGACTGTTAATGAGAATGAAAACTGAAGACTGGCAAGCAGTCCTGAACCTAAATCTTAATGGAGCTTTTTTCTGTACTAGGGGAGTCGCAAGACAAATGCTTAAACAAAAACAAGGAAGGATTATCAATATTTCTTCTGTAGTGGGGCTTATGGGAAATGCTGGACAAACAAACTACGCCGCTTCAAAGGCAGGATTAATAGGGCTTACTAAAAGTACTGCCAAAGAATTTGCTAGTAGAGGCATAACTGTTAATAGTGTCACACCTGGCTTCATTTCTACTGACATGACTAAAGAAATAAATAATGATGCAATCATCTCAGCAATACCATTAGGAAGGCTTGGAAAGCCTGAGGATGTAGCTGGCACAGTAAGATTTCTTGCCTCAGACCCTGCTGCTGCCTATATAACTGGACAAACTTTTAATGTTGACGGAGGGATGATAATGAATTGA
- a CDS encoding helix-turn-helix domain-containing protein, which translates to MDIIRTQKANNLNYDENKTPLEKVGAFIKEARQGRNLSIKDLANSLRIGEEQILALENGQEELLPEEVFIKAMVRRISEKLGLQTDFILEELKGRKISMNSLYEEKIEEKTATEKPNLVPLVIVFSGVLGLTSSILLTKYIENFNNSSNKTNDISLKSISNKNQSNSIF; encoded by the coding sequence GTGGATATAATACGCACACAAAAAGCAAATAATCTCAATTATGACGAGAATAAAACTCCACTAGAAAAAGTTGGTGCCTTTATCAAAGAGGCCCGCCAAGGAAGAAATCTTTCTATTAAAGATCTTGCAAACAGTTTAAGGATTGGAGAAGAACAGATCTTAGCCCTGGAAAACGGACAAGAGGAACTCCTACCTGAAGAAGTATTCATTAAAGCAATGGTTAGAAGGATTTCTGAAAAGCTAGGTTTACAAACTGATTTTATACTTGAAGAACTAAAAGGCCGAAAAATCTCAATGAATAGTCTATACGAAGAGAAAATTGAAGAAAAAACAGCAACAGAAAAACCGAATTTAGTGCCTCTAGTTATTGTTTTCTCAGGGGTCTTAGGATTAACTTCCTCAATTCTTTTAACTAAATATATTGAAAATTTCAATAATTCTTCAAATAAAACTAATGATATTTCTCTTAAATCTATTTCTAATAAAAATCAATCTAATTCTATATTTTAG
- a CDS encoding ABC transporter permease gives MATSTKSISAKPEIEDRLLDQIQEILALTKRLFIQLIRRPSTLIAGILQPLIWLVLFGALFSNAPDGLLPGGMSYGKFLGAGVIVFTAFSGALNAGLPVMFDREFGFLNRLLVAPLVNRSSIVFASVIYITFLSFIQSLSIMVMAAFLGYGWPGYGGLSLVVITLILLVFSVTAISLGLAFALPGHIELIAVIFVANLPLLFASTALAPISFMPNWLGWIASLNPLTFAIEPIRSAYQGSLDLTKVLISAPYGEVTGYGCLMILLGLTIILFMLIRPLLDKKLA, from the coding sequence ATGGCCACTTCAACTAAATCTATTTCAGCTAAACCTGAGATTGAAGATCGACTTTTAGATCAAATTCAAGAAATTTTAGCTTTAACTAAAAGATTATTTATTCAGCTTATTAGAAGGCCTTCAACTTTGATTGCAGGCATTCTTCAGCCTTTGATTTGGCTTGTTTTATTTGGTGCACTCTTCTCCAATGCCCCTGATGGACTTTTACCAGGAGGGATGAGTTATGGGAAATTTCTAGGAGCAGGAGTTATTGTTTTCACAGCTTTTAGTGGAGCTCTTAATGCCGGCTTGCCTGTAATGTTTGACCGTGAATTTGGATTTTTAAATAGACTTTTAGTTGCACCATTAGTAAATAGAAGTTCCATTGTATTTGCCTCCGTTATATATATAACTTTTCTAAGCTTTATCCAGAGTCTGTCAATTATGGTAATGGCTGCATTTCTTGGTTATGGATGGCCCGGTTATGGAGGCTTATCTTTAGTAGTAATAACATTAATTCTTCTAGTCTTTTCAGTGACTGCTATTAGTCTTGGATTAGCTTTTGCTTTGCCTGGTCATATTGAGTTAATAGCAGTTATTTTTGTTGCGAATCTTCCTTTGCTATTTGCAAGTACGGCGTTAGCTCCTATTTCATTTATGCCCAATTGGTTGGGATGGATTGCTTCACTTAACCCTTTAACATTTGCGATTGAACCAATTCGATCGGCTTATCAAGGATCATTGGATTTAACCAAGGTTTTAATAAGTGCACCTTATGGAGAAGTCACAGGATACGGCTGCTTAATGATTTTGTTAGGGTTAACTATTATTTTATTCATGTTAATTAGACCACTTTTAGATAAAAAACTTGCTTAA
- the cobM gene encoding precorrin-4 C(11)-methyltransferase, with amino-acid sequence MRKISIVGAGPGALDLITQRALNRIEEAEVLVWTDSLIPPRLLELSQNNCERIPSGSLTLEEILRILIKKAKSGKKVVRLHDGDPCLFGALTEQINLIKQAEIDVEVIPGISAYQATAAALQAELTIPGITQTIILSRASGRTGTPEREKLEKLACLRSSLCLYLSARHVEEVEETLLKYYPHDTPVAIGYRVSWEDEWLTVVPLKQMAAKSKEKGLIRTTIYIISPAFNTKDKRSKLYDKSHNHLFRLN; translated from the coding sequence GTGAGAAAGATTTCAATAGTTGGAGCTGGTCCTGGAGCCCTAGACCTAATAACCCAACGAGCTTTAAATCGAATAGAAGAGGCCGAGGTGCTGGTTTGGACAGATTCCTTGATACCTCCAAGGCTTCTAGAATTATCACAAAACAATTGCGAGCGAATCCCTTCAGGCTCTTTAACTCTTGAAGAAATTCTGAGAATATTAATTAAAAAGGCTAAGTCAGGGAAAAAGGTAGTTAGGCTTCATGATGGCGACCCATGTCTTTTTGGAGCTTTAACAGAACAAATCAACTTAATCAAGCAAGCCGAAATCGATGTAGAAGTAATACCAGGGATAAGTGCATATCAGGCAACTGCGGCAGCATTACAAGCAGAACTAACTATACCTGGAATAACTCAAACCATTATTCTTAGCCGTGCGAGTGGAAGAACAGGTACACCAGAGAGAGAAAAGCTAGAAAAACTTGCTTGTCTCAGATCATCATTATGCCTTTATCTAAGCGCAAGACACGTTGAAGAAGTTGAAGAAACTTTATTAAAATATTATCCCCATGATACTCCAGTAGCCATTGGATACAGAGTTAGCTGGGAAGATGAATGGTTGACAGTTGTACCTCTTAAACAGATGGCAGCCAAATCAAAAGAAAAGGGTTTAATTAGAACTACAATTTATATAATCAGTCCAGCATTTAATACAAAGGATAAACGGTCAAAATTATACGACAAATCTCACAATCATCTTTTTAGATTAAATTAA
- a CDS encoding LD-carboxypeptidase translates to MVKIHSKNTAPPLKRGDEFIAISISSPLDDENSLSEGLKVLQGWGLVCRSSVTQFEPWGYLAGSDDFRYDQLHPKIKTALIAFTRGGWGAARLLERPQAWENGWLLGFSDITSILLSRLSEGYDGGIHGPLVTSLGYEPDWSKERLKAILFGSSVPELRGEAWVGGRASGPLVAANLTVGTHLIGSRHMPNLEGAILILEDTNEEPYRIDRMLTHWRLTGLLTKISGLAFGDFNNCVEEESNKTKSSFVLEEVLKERCFDLGIPVIGKLPIGHCCGNAAIPMGRPALIDGNKGTLTICS, encoded by the coding sequence ATGGTTAAAATTCATTCAAAAAATACTGCGCCTCCACTCAAAAGAGGAGATGAATTTATTGCCATCTCAATTAGTTCTCCTTTAGATGATGAAAATTCCTTGTCAGAAGGTCTAAAGGTTTTGCAAGGATGGGGGTTAGTCTGTCGTTCATCAGTTACACAATTTGAACCCTGGGGCTACTTAGCAGGGAGCGATGATTTTAGATATGATCAACTTCATCCCAAAATTAAAACTGCACTAATTGCTTTCACACGAGGCGGATGGGGCGCAGCACGGCTACTCGAACGGCCACAAGCTTGGGAGAATGGATGGCTACTTGGGTTCTCCGATATAACATCAATTCTCTTGTCAAGACTATCGGAGGGATACGATGGGGGGATACATGGCCCACTCGTTACATCATTGGGATATGAACCGGATTGGAGTAAAGAAAGATTGAAAGCTATCTTGTTTGGCTCCTCAGTACCTGAACTTCGTGGAGAAGCATGGGTTGGGGGAAGAGCATCTGGGCCTTTAGTTGCAGCTAATTTAACTGTCGGGACACATCTCATTGGAAGTAGACATATGCCTAATTTAGAAGGGGCTATTTTAATATTGGAAGATACGAATGAAGAGCCCTATAGAATTGATCGTATGCTTACACATTGGCGACTAACTGGTTTGTTAACTAAAATTTCAGGACTAGCATTTGGAGATTTTAATAACTGTGTAGAAGAGGAGAGTAATAAGACAAAAAGCTCATTTGTTTTAGAAGAGGTTCTCAAAGAAAGATGTTTTGATCTTGGCATTCCAGTAATCGGAAAACTTCCAATTGGTCATTGTTGTGGGAATGCCGCAATTCCCATGGGAAGACCTGCCTTAATTGATGGGAATAAAGGAACGTTAACTATTTGTTCTTAG
- a CDS encoding 4-hydroxybenzoate polyprenyltransferase: MSNLLQIHKLFRTSSFKKETKTLIELLRWNKPTGRLILLLPAGWALWLAPNAPPSLGMTILIIAGTVFISGAGCIANDLWDQKIDQQVNRTKARPLAIGTVKTSTAWGLLCLMFFLSLLVVISLPVGSRVLCLQLSLLALPIIIIYPSTKRWFKYPQAILSICWGFSVLIPWAAIQQGIEPNLDLLSCWIGTMIWTFGFDTVYAMSDKNDDEILGINSSALSLKGEIIRPVSISYALTSLLIAISAFSANVNLFFWPFWLIATIGMQREILLLDLQSKSYGKHFSNQVKLGGLILFGLVLGRL; the protein is encoded by the coding sequence ATGTCTAATCTTTTGCAAATACACAAACTTTTCAGAACTTCAAGTTTTAAGAAAGAAACTAAAACACTAATTGAACTTTTGAGATGGAACAAACCAACCGGTAGATTAATTCTTCTTCTTCCGGCCGGTTGGGCTCTATGGCTAGCACCTAATGCTCCACCAAGTCTGGGGATGACAATTTTAATTATTGCAGGCACCGTTTTTATTAGTGGCGCTGGTTGTATAGCAAATGATCTTTGGGATCAGAAGATTGACCAGCAAGTTAACCGCACAAAAGCAAGGCCCTTAGCGATTGGTACTGTCAAAACATCTACTGCATGGGGCCTATTATGCCTAATGTTTTTCTTAAGTCTTCTCGTAGTTATTTCTCTACCGGTTGGGAGTAGAGTGCTTTGTCTACAGCTCTCTTTATTAGCATTACCAATAATCATTATTTATCCATCTACAAAAAGATGGTTCAAATACCCTCAAGCCATACTTTCAATTTGTTGGGGATTCTCTGTTCTTATTCCTTGGGCAGCAATTCAGCAAGGTATAGAACCAAATTTAGATTTATTATCATGCTGGATAGGAACAATGATTTGGACTTTTGGTTTTGACACAGTCTATGCAATGTCTGATAAGAATGATGATGAAATCCTAGGAATTAATAGTAGTGCACTATCTTTAAAAGGAGAGATTATTCGGCCAGTATCAATTAGCTACGCATTAACCTCATTATTAATAGCCATAAGTGCTTTTAGCGCAAACGTAAATTTATTTTTCTGGCCTTTTTGGCTTATAGCAACTATTGGAATGCAAAGAGAAATCTTGCTCTTAGACCTTCAATCTAAGAGTTATGGAAAGCATTTTAGCAATCAAGTAAAACTCGGGGGATTAATCTTGTTTGGATTAGTCTTAGGAAGACTTTAA
- the groL gene encoding chaperonin GroEL (60 kDa chaperone family; promotes refolding of misfolded polypeptides especially under stressful conditions; forms two stacked rings of heptamers to form a barrel-shaped 14mer; ends can be capped by GroES; misfolded proteins enter the barrel where they are refolded when GroES binds) — protein sequence MAKLLSFSDDSRSALENGVNALGDAVKVTMGPKGRNVVIDKKFGAPDIVNDGVTIAKEIELEDPVENLGAKLIEEVANKTKDKAGDGTTTATVLAQVMVHEGLRNTAAGASPIELKKGMHKALERVLSALQKESKAVSGERVLQVATVSSGGDEEVGRMVSAAMEKVTFEGVITVEESKSLSTELEITEGMAFDRGYSSPYFVTDPDRQICEFENPLLLITDRKISSITELVPVLETVAKSGSPLLILAEEVEGEALATLVVNKNRGVLQVAAVRAPSFGERRKAALADIAILTGATMISEDKAMTLEKVELSDLGKARRVTINKETTTIVSTDIHKEKVSERVAAIKRELDATESEYDRDKLNERIAKLAGGVAVIKVGAPTETELKNRKLRIEDALNATRAAVEEGIVEGGGTTLLKLSNVLTEFSKTLSGDQKTGVEIVKKALAAPAKQIAINSGENGDVVVSEMQRLNKGFNALTGKYEDLLAAGIVDATKVLRLALQDAVSISSMLITTEVVIADKPEPQAAPQGEGGDPMGGMGGMGGMGGMGMPGMGGMGMPGMGGMGMPGMGGMGMPGMM from the coding sequence ATGGCTAAACTTCTTAGTTTTTCTGACGATTCAAGAAGCGCACTAGAAAATGGTGTAAACGCTTTGGGAGACGCTGTAAAAGTCACTATGGGGCCTAAAGGTCGCAATGTAGTTATTGATAAAAAATTTGGTGCCCCAGATATTGTTAATGATGGGGTGACTATTGCAAAAGAAATTGAACTTGAGGATCCTGTTGAAAACCTTGGAGCAAAATTAATCGAAGAGGTTGCCAATAAAACAAAAGATAAAGCTGGAGACGGTACGACAACAGCGACAGTATTAGCCCAAGTAATGGTTCATGAAGGGCTAAGAAATACGGCAGCCGGGGCAAGTCCTATAGAACTAAAGAAGGGAATGCACAAGGCCCTTGAAAGAGTTCTATCAGCACTTCAGAAAGAAAGCAAAGCTGTTAGTGGAGAAAGGGTTTTGCAAGTCGCAACAGTTAGTTCAGGAGGAGATGAAGAGGTCGGAAGGATGGTTTCAGCCGCTATGGAAAAGGTAACTTTTGAAGGTGTGATTACTGTTGAAGAATCAAAGTCATTATCAACTGAGCTAGAGATAACTGAAGGGATGGCGTTTGATCGTGGCTATAGTTCCCCTTATTTTGTTACTGACCCAGACAGACAAATTTGTGAATTTGAAAACCCTCTTTTATTAATAACAGACAGAAAAATTAGTTCAATTACTGAACTTGTTCCAGTTCTAGAAACCGTTGCAAAAAGCGGATCCCCTCTCCTCATCTTGGCTGAAGAAGTCGAAGGAGAAGCCTTAGCGACTTTAGTGGTCAATAAAAATAGAGGTGTACTACAAGTAGCGGCAGTCAGAGCTCCGTCTTTCGGCGAACGTAGAAAAGCAGCGTTAGCAGATATAGCAATCCTAACTGGGGCAACTATGATCAGTGAAGATAAAGCGATGACTCTTGAAAAGGTAGAGCTGTCTGATTTAGGAAAAGCTAGACGCGTCACAATTAATAAAGAAACAACAACTATCGTTTCTACGGATATTCATAAGGAAAAGGTTTCTGAAAGAGTTGCCGCTATTAAGCGTGAACTTGACGCAACCGAATCTGAATATGATCGAGATAAATTAAATGAAAGAATCGCAAAACTTGCAGGAGGTGTTGCCGTTATCAAAGTAGGAGCTCCAACTGAAACCGAACTAAAAAACAGAAAATTGCGCATAGAAGATGCATTAAATGCTACTAGGGCAGCAGTAGAAGAAGGAATAGTTGAAGGAGGTGGAACTACATTACTGAAACTAAGCAATGTACTAACAGAATTTTCAAAAACACTTTCTGGAGATCAGAAAACTGGGGTTGAGATCGTTAAAAAAGCTTTAGCCGCTCCTGCAAAACAAATAGCTATTAATTCAGGAGAGAATGGAGATGTTGTTGTATCAGAGATGCAAAGACTGAATAAAGGCTTCAATGCTCTCACTGGTAAATACGAAGATCTACTTGCAGCGGGGATAGTGGATGCTACAAAAGTTTTGCGACTAGCTCTTCAAGATGCAGTATCTATTTCTTCTATGCTCATAACAACAGAAGTTGTAATTGCAGACAAGCCTGAACCTCAGGCTGCACCTCAGGGGGAAGGTGGAGATCCCATGGGAGGAATGGGAGGAATGGGAGGAATGGGAGGAATGGGTATGCCTGGAATGGGCGGTATGGGCATGCCTGGAATGGGCGGTATGGGCATGCCTGGAATGGGCGGTATGGGTATGCCTGGAATGATGTAA
- the lgt gene encoding prolipoprotein diacylglyceryl transferase produces MENVFILAFLKSPGAEILRSGPIALRWYGFLIAVSVIIGLNLSSYLAKRRALEKGLINDLLPILILSSIIGARVYYVIFEWRNYSGLYFWSHINLFGLQVPFPSILEIWGGGIAIHGALIGGFISVILFCKLRLKNFWNVLDVLVPSLALGQSIGRWGNFFNNEAFGTPTSLPWKLFIPINERPLIFSNQEYFHPTFLYESIWNFLIFLTLIYLFQCESKGKLLLPFGTLTFIYLINYSLGRLWIEGLRIDPLCINSIPPFCEGGIRVAQLISLLLIVIGVLGLSWVYKRREEKILHKTNTNQNF; encoded by the coding sequence ATGGAGAATGTTTTTATACTTGCATTTCTTAAATCACCAGGTGCTGAAATATTAAGATCTGGACCAATAGCTTTAAGATGGTATGGATTCTTAATTGCAGTTTCAGTAATAATTGGACTTAATTTATCAAGTTATTTAGCCAAGAGAAGAGCTTTAGAAAAAGGCTTAATCAATGATCTTTTACCGATTCTTATATTAAGCTCAATAATAGGGGCAAGAGTTTATTACGTAATATTTGAATGGAGAAATTATAGCGGATTATATTTTTGGTCTCATATAAATTTATTTGGCCTACAAGTTCCATTCCCAAGCATATTAGAGATATGGGGAGGGGGTATTGCTATACATGGCGCATTAATAGGAGGATTTATCTCAGTAATATTATTTTGCAAACTTAGGCTGAAGAATTTCTGGAATGTATTAGATGTTTTAGTGCCTTCTTTAGCGCTAGGGCAATCTATAGGTCGTTGGGGAAATTTCTTTAATAATGAAGCCTTTGGAACCCCTACCTCACTACCTTGGAAGCTATTTATTCCTATTAACGAAAGGCCTTTGATATTTAGCAATCAAGAATACTTTCACCCAACATTTCTATATGAGTCAATATGGAATTTCTTGATTTTTCTAACTTTGATCTACTTATTCCAATGCGAGTCAAAGGGTAAATTACTTTTGCCTTTTGGCACTTTAACTTTTATCTATTTAATCAATTATAGCCTTGGAAGACTATGGATTGAGGGCTTAAGGATAGATCCTCTTTGTATAAATTCAATTCCTCCTTTTTGTGAAGGGGGTATTAGAGTCGCTCAATTAATTAGCTTATTGTTAATTGTCATAGGAGTTCTTGGTCTCTCGTGGGTCTATAAACGACGAGAGGAAAAGATTCTCCACAAAACAAACACAAATCAAAACTTTTAG